In one Lolium rigidum isolate FL_2022 chromosome 3, APGP_CSIRO_Lrig_0.1, whole genome shotgun sequence genomic region, the following are encoded:
- the LOC124703781 gene encoding uncharacterized protein LOC124703781 isoform X4, with translation MLSCLCLVFLSVFYHRICFAADVIGKISHVSDLVVVQSMYQTAGSNTRTVILTDLLGAELRIVLWGDQAVEFDADAVRAMSDKEPVIAIFVGTLPKSHHGVTGLSGSSACRWYIDEDIPDVNSFRASLGGQFTPLTAYISTGPDALPTHVYADPIEMTMKELNGVDPFVDMDKRFICSVTVDIICGWWFASCKRFHKSAKHDGCQYQCSGATCDSVKADLAYCVSVFASDDTGGAEFVMFDKVGAAAVRKQLMPLMRQSIYDAIGQHDISVPYVGGKRGYKYLSRYGAIALSLSPHETVPISNIAGVISWRKQFTLDGLPVPQSQLYQLSSKTGKDIY, from the exons ATGCTGTCATGTCTCTGTTTGGTTTTCCTGTCTGTTTTCTACCATCGAATTTGTTTTGCTGCAGATGTTATTGGAAAGATCTCTCATGTTTCAGACTTAGTCGTTGTTCAGTCTATGTACCAGACAGCAGGTTCTAACACGAGGACAGTTATACTTACAGACTTGCT GGGTGCTGAACTGAGGATTGTTCTCTGGGGTGATCAGGCGGTTGAATTTGATGCAGACGCGGTTCGTGCCATGAGTGACAAAGAGCCAGTTATTGCTATCTTTGTGGGAACATTGCCTAAGTCACATCATG GTGTTACAGGGTTAAGTGGTAGCTCTGCCTGTCGTTGGTACATTGACGAGGATATACCTGATGTCAATTCCTTCCGTGCAAG CCTTGGAGGCCAGTTTACTCCTCTGACTGCCTATATCTCCACGGGGCCGGATGCCCTTCCAACCCATGTCTATGCGGATCCTATTGAGATGACCATGAAAGAGCTCAACGGGGTTGATCCCTTCGTTGATATG GACAAAAGGTTTATCTGTTCTGTCACAGTTGACATAATATGTGGTTGGTGGTTTGCTTCATGCAAACGATTTCACAAGTCTGCTAAGCATGATGGCTGCCAATACCAATGCTCAGGCGCAACATGCGACTCTGTTAAAGCTGATCTAGC GTATTGTGTTTCTGTCTTTGCATCTGATGACACTGGTGGAGCCGAGTTTGTGATGTTTGACAAAGTCGGAGCTGCAGCTGTACGTAAACAGCTGATGCCATTGATGCGTCAGAG CATATATGATGCCATTGGCCAGCATGATATTTCTGTACCTTATGTGGGTGGGAAGAGGGGATATAAATATCTATCTAGATATGGTGCCATTGCACTATCATTGTCACCCCACGAG ACAGTACCTATATCAAACATTGCTGGAGTCATCTCTTGGAGAAAGCAATTTACACTTGATGG CCTGCCGGTTCCTCAAAGCCAGCTTTACCAACTGAGTTCTAAAACGGGGAAGGACATCTATTGA
- the LOC124703781 gene encoding uncharacterized protein LOC124703781 isoform X2, with protein sequence MLSCLCLVFLSVFYHRICFAADVIGKISHVSDLVVVQSMYQTAGSNTRTVILTDLLGAELRIVLWGDQAVEFDADAVRAMSDKEPVIAIFVGTLPKSHHGVTGLSGSSACRWYIDEDIPDVNSFRASLGGQFTPLTAYISTGPDALPTHVYADPIEMTMKELNGVDPFVDMDKRFICSVTVDIICGWWFASCKRFHKSAKHDGCQYQCSGATCDSVKADLAYCVSVFASDDTGGAEFVMFDKVGAAAVRKQLMPLMRQRYRGHYTVDELAAVASIYDAIGQHDISVPYVGGKRGYKYLSRYGAIALSLSPHETVPISNIAGVISWRKQFTLDGLPVPQSQLYQLSSKTGKDIY encoded by the exons ATGCTGTCATGTCTCTGTTTGGTTTTCCTGTCTGTTTTCTACCATCGAATTTGTTTTGCTGCAGATGTTATTGGAAAGATCTCTCATGTTTCAGACTTAGTCGTTGTTCAGTCTATGTACCAGACAGCAGGTTCTAACACGAGGACAGTTATACTTACAGACTTGCT GGGTGCTGAACTGAGGATTGTTCTCTGGGGTGATCAGGCGGTTGAATTTGATGCAGACGCGGTTCGTGCCATGAGTGACAAAGAGCCAGTTATTGCTATCTTTGTGGGAACATTGCCTAAGTCACATCATG GTGTTACAGGGTTAAGTGGTAGCTCTGCCTGTCGTTGGTACATTGACGAGGATATACCTGATGTCAATTCCTTCCGTGCAAG CCTTGGAGGCCAGTTTACTCCTCTGACTGCCTATATCTCCACGGGGCCGGATGCCCTTCCAACCCATGTCTATGCGGATCCTATTGAGATGACCATGAAAGAGCTCAACGGGGTTGATCCCTTCGTTGATATG GACAAAAGGTTTATCTGTTCTGTCACAGTTGACATAATATGTGGTTGGTGGTTTGCTTCATGCAAACGATTTCACAAGTCTGCTAAGCATGATGGCTGCCAATACCAATGCTCAGGCGCAACATGCGACTCTGTTAAAGCTGATCTAGC GTATTGTGTTTCTGTCTTTGCATCTGATGACACTGGTGGAGCCGAGTTTGTGATGTTTGACAAAGTCGGAGCTGCAGCTGTACGTAAACAGCTGATGCCATTGATGCGTCAGAGGTACCGAGGACATTACACGGTTGATGAGCTAGCTGCAGTTGCTAG CATATATGATGCCATTGGCCAGCATGATATTTCTGTACCTTATGTGGGTGGGAAGAGGGGATATAAATATCTATCTAGATATGGTGCCATTGCACTATCATTGTCACCCCACGAG ACAGTACCTATATCAAACATTGCTGGAGTCATCTCTTGGAGAAAGCAATTTACACTTGATGG CCTGCCGGTTCCTCAAAGCCAGCTTTACCAACTGAGTTCTAAAACGGGGAAGGACATCTATTGA
- the LOC124703781 gene encoding uncharacterized protein LOC124703781 isoform X8, with amino-acid sequence MSDKEPVIAIFVGTLPKSHHGVTGLSGSSACRWYIDEDIPDVNSFRASLGGQFTPLTAYISTGPDALPTHVYADPIEMTMKELNGVDPFVDMDKRFICSVTVDIICGWWFASCKRFHKSAKHDGCQYQCSGATCDSVKADLAYCVSVFASDDTGGAEFVMFDKVGAAAVRKQLMPLMRQRYRGHYTVDELAAVARHDTAYMMPLASMIFLYLMWVGRGDINIYLDMVPLHYHCHPTSFQTHLHSLIIDRQYLYQTLLESSLGESNLHLMACRFLKASFTN; translated from the exons ATGAGTGACAAAGAGCCAGTTATTGCTATCTTTGTGGGAACATTGCCTAAGTCACATCATG GTGTTACAGGGTTAAGTGGTAGCTCTGCCTGTCGTTGGTACATTGACGAGGATATACCTGATGTCAATTCCTTCCGTGCAAG CCTTGGAGGCCAGTTTACTCCTCTGACTGCCTATATCTCCACGGGGCCGGATGCCCTTCCAACCCATGTCTATGCGGATCCTATTGAGATGACCATGAAAGAGCTCAACGGGGTTGATCCCTTCGTTGATATG GACAAAAGGTTTATCTGTTCTGTCACAGTTGACATAATATGTGGTTGGTGGTTTGCTTCATGCAAACGATTTCACAAGTCTGCTAAGCATGATGGCTGCCAATACCAATGCTCAGGCGCAACATGCGACTCTGTTAAAGCTGATCTAGC GTATTGTGTTTCTGTCTTTGCATCTGATGACACTGGTGGAGCCGAGTTTGTGATGTTTGACAAAGTCGGAGCTGCAGCTGTACGTAAACAGCTGATGCCATTGATGCGTCAGAGGTACCGAGGACATTACACGGTTGATGAGCTAGCTGCAGTTGCTAGGCATGACACTG CATATATGATGCCATTGGCCAGCATGATATTTCTGTACCTTATGTGGGTGGGAAGAGGGGATATAAATATCTATCTAGATATGGTGCCATTGCACTATCATTGTCACCCCACGAG CTTTCAAACTCACTTGCATTCATTAATAATTGATAGACAGTACCTATATCAAACATTGCTGGAGTCATCTCTTGGAGAAAGCAATTTACACTTGATGG CCTGCCGGTTCCTCAAAGCCAGCTTTACCAACTGA
- the LOC124703781 gene encoding uncharacterized protein LOC124703781 isoform X1 — protein MLSCLCLVFLSVFYHRICFAADVIGKISHVSDLVVVQSMYQTAGSNTRTVILTDLLGAELRIVLWGDQAVEFDADAVRAMSDKEPVIAIFVGTLPKSHHGVTGLSGSSACRWYIDEDIPDVNSFRASLGGQFTPLTAYISTGPDALPTHVYADPIEMTMKELNGVDPFVDMDKRFICSVTVDIICGWWFASCKRFHKSAKHDGCQYQCSGATCDSVKADLAYCVSVFASDDTGGAEFVMFDKVGAAAVRKQLMPLMRQRYRGHYTVDELAAVARHDTAYMMPLASMIFLYLMWVGRGDINIYLDMVPLHYHCHPTSFQTHLHSLIIDRQYLYQTLLESSLGESNLHLMACRFLKASFTN, from the exons ATGCTGTCATGTCTCTGTTTGGTTTTCCTGTCTGTTTTCTACCATCGAATTTGTTTTGCTGCAGATGTTATTGGAAAGATCTCTCATGTTTCAGACTTAGTCGTTGTTCAGTCTATGTACCAGACAGCAGGTTCTAACACGAGGACAGTTATACTTACAGACTTGCT GGGTGCTGAACTGAGGATTGTTCTCTGGGGTGATCAGGCGGTTGAATTTGATGCAGACGCGGTTCGTGCCATGAGTGACAAAGAGCCAGTTATTGCTATCTTTGTGGGAACATTGCCTAAGTCACATCATG GTGTTACAGGGTTAAGTGGTAGCTCTGCCTGTCGTTGGTACATTGACGAGGATATACCTGATGTCAATTCCTTCCGTGCAAG CCTTGGAGGCCAGTTTACTCCTCTGACTGCCTATATCTCCACGGGGCCGGATGCCCTTCCAACCCATGTCTATGCGGATCCTATTGAGATGACCATGAAAGAGCTCAACGGGGTTGATCCCTTCGTTGATATG GACAAAAGGTTTATCTGTTCTGTCACAGTTGACATAATATGTGGTTGGTGGTTTGCTTCATGCAAACGATTTCACAAGTCTGCTAAGCATGATGGCTGCCAATACCAATGCTCAGGCGCAACATGCGACTCTGTTAAAGCTGATCTAGC GTATTGTGTTTCTGTCTTTGCATCTGATGACACTGGTGGAGCCGAGTTTGTGATGTTTGACAAAGTCGGAGCTGCAGCTGTACGTAAACAGCTGATGCCATTGATGCGTCAGAGGTACCGAGGACATTACACGGTTGATGAGCTAGCTGCAGTTGCTAGGCATGACACTG CATATATGATGCCATTGGCCAGCATGATATTTCTGTACCTTATGTGGGTGGGAAGAGGGGATATAAATATCTATCTAGATATGGTGCCATTGCACTATCATTGTCACCCCACGAG CTTTCAAACTCACTTGCATTCATTAATAATTGATAGACAGTACCTATATCAAACATTGCTGGAGTCATCTCTTGGAGAAAGCAATTTACACTTGATGG CCTGCCGGTTCCTCAAAGCCAGCTTTACCAACTGA
- the LOC124703781 gene encoding uncharacterized protein LOC124703781 isoform X3, protein MLSCLCLVFLSVFYHRICFAADVIGKISHVSDLVVVQSMYQTAGSNTRTVILTDLLGAELRIVLWGDQAVEFDADAVRAMSDKEPVIAIFVGTLPKSHHGVTGLSGSSACRWYIDEDIPDVNSFRASLGGQFTPLTAYISTGPDALPTHVYADPIEMTMKELNGVDPFVDMDKRFICSVTVDIICGWWFASCKRFHKSAKHDGCQYQCSGATCDSVKADLAYCVSVFASDDTGGAEFVMFDKVGAAAVRKQLMPLMRQRYRGHYTVDELAAVARHDTAYMMPLASMIFLYLMWVGRGDINIYLDMVPLHYHCHPTRQYLYQTLLESSLGESNLHLMACRFLKASFTN, encoded by the exons ATGCTGTCATGTCTCTGTTTGGTTTTCCTGTCTGTTTTCTACCATCGAATTTGTTTTGCTGCAGATGTTATTGGAAAGATCTCTCATGTTTCAGACTTAGTCGTTGTTCAGTCTATGTACCAGACAGCAGGTTCTAACACGAGGACAGTTATACTTACAGACTTGCT GGGTGCTGAACTGAGGATTGTTCTCTGGGGTGATCAGGCGGTTGAATTTGATGCAGACGCGGTTCGTGCCATGAGTGACAAAGAGCCAGTTATTGCTATCTTTGTGGGAACATTGCCTAAGTCACATCATG GTGTTACAGGGTTAAGTGGTAGCTCTGCCTGTCGTTGGTACATTGACGAGGATATACCTGATGTCAATTCCTTCCGTGCAAG CCTTGGAGGCCAGTTTACTCCTCTGACTGCCTATATCTCCACGGGGCCGGATGCCCTTCCAACCCATGTCTATGCGGATCCTATTGAGATGACCATGAAAGAGCTCAACGGGGTTGATCCCTTCGTTGATATG GACAAAAGGTTTATCTGTTCTGTCACAGTTGACATAATATGTGGTTGGTGGTTTGCTTCATGCAAACGATTTCACAAGTCTGCTAAGCATGATGGCTGCCAATACCAATGCTCAGGCGCAACATGCGACTCTGTTAAAGCTGATCTAGC GTATTGTGTTTCTGTCTTTGCATCTGATGACACTGGTGGAGCCGAGTTTGTGATGTTTGACAAAGTCGGAGCTGCAGCTGTACGTAAACAGCTGATGCCATTGATGCGTCAGAGGTACCGAGGACATTACACGGTTGATGAGCTAGCTGCAGTTGCTAGGCATGACACTG CATATATGATGCCATTGGCCAGCATGATATTTCTGTACCTTATGTGGGTGGGAAGAGGGGATATAAATATCTATCTAGATATGGTGCCATTGCACTATCATTGTCACCCCACGAG ACAGTACCTATATCAAACATTGCTGGAGTCATCTCTTGGAGAAAGCAATTTACACTTGATGG CCTGCCGGTTCCTCAAAGCCAGCTTTACCAACTGA
- the LOC124703781 gene encoding uncharacterized protein LOC124703781 isoform X6: MYQTAGSNTRTVILTDLLGAELRIVLWGDQAVEFDADAVRAMSDKEPVIAIFVGTLPKSHHGVTGLSGSSACRWYIDEDIPDVNSFRASLGGQFTPLTAYISTGPDALPTHVYADPIEMTMKELNGVDPFVDMDKRFICSVTVDIICGWWFASCKRFHKSAKHDGCQYQCSGATCDSVKADLAYCVSVFASDDTGGAEFVMFDKVGAAAVRKQLMPLMRQRYRGHYTVDELAAVARHDTAYMMPLASMIFLYLMWVGRGDINIYLDMVPLHYHCHPTSFQTHLHSLIIDRQYLYQTLLESSLGESNLHLMACRFLKASFTN, encoded by the exons ATGTACCAGACAGCAGGTTCTAACACGAGGACAGTTATACTTACAGACTTGCT GGGTGCTGAACTGAGGATTGTTCTCTGGGGTGATCAGGCGGTTGAATTTGATGCAGACGCGGTTCGTGCCATGAGTGACAAAGAGCCAGTTATTGCTATCTTTGTGGGAACATTGCCTAAGTCACATCATG GTGTTACAGGGTTAAGTGGTAGCTCTGCCTGTCGTTGGTACATTGACGAGGATATACCTGATGTCAATTCCTTCCGTGCAAG CCTTGGAGGCCAGTTTACTCCTCTGACTGCCTATATCTCCACGGGGCCGGATGCCCTTCCAACCCATGTCTATGCGGATCCTATTGAGATGACCATGAAAGAGCTCAACGGGGTTGATCCCTTCGTTGATATG GACAAAAGGTTTATCTGTTCTGTCACAGTTGACATAATATGTGGTTGGTGGTTTGCTTCATGCAAACGATTTCACAAGTCTGCTAAGCATGATGGCTGCCAATACCAATGCTCAGGCGCAACATGCGACTCTGTTAAAGCTGATCTAGC GTATTGTGTTTCTGTCTTTGCATCTGATGACACTGGTGGAGCCGAGTTTGTGATGTTTGACAAAGTCGGAGCTGCAGCTGTACGTAAACAGCTGATGCCATTGATGCGTCAGAGGTACCGAGGACATTACACGGTTGATGAGCTAGCTGCAGTTGCTAGGCATGACACTG CATATATGATGCCATTGGCCAGCATGATATTTCTGTACCTTATGTGGGTGGGAAGAGGGGATATAAATATCTATCTAGATATGGTGCCATTGCACTATCATTGTCACCCCACGAG CTTTCAAACTCACTTGCATTCATTAATAATTGATAGACAGTACCTATATCAAACATTGCTGGAGTCATCTCTTGGAGAAAGCAATTTACACTTGATGG CCTGCCGGTTCCTCAAAGCCAGCTTTACCAACTGA
- the LOC124703781 gene encoding uncharacterized protein LOC124703781 isoform X5 yields the protein MLSCLCLVFLSVFYHRICFAADVIGKISHVSDLVVVQSMYQTAGSNTRTVILTDLLGAELRIVLWGDQAVEFDADAVRAMSDKEPVIAIFVGTLPKSHHGVTGLSGSSACRWYIDEDIPDVNSFRASLGGQFTPLTAYISTGPDALPTHVYADPIEMTMKELNGVDPFVDMDKRFICSVTVDIICGWWFASCKRFHKSAKHDGCQYQCSGATCDSVKADLAYCVSVFASDDTGGAEFVMFDKVGAAAVRKQLMPLMRQRYRGHYTVDELAAVASIYDAIGQHDISVPYVGGKRGYKYLSRYGAIALSLSPHELSNSLAFINN from the exons ATGCTGTCATGTCTCTGTTTGGTTTTCCTGTCTGTTTTCTACCATCGAATTTGTTTTGCTGCAGATGTTATTGGAAAGATCTCTCATGTTTCAGACTTAGTCGTTGTTCAGTCTATGTACCAGACAGCAGGTTCTAACACGAGGACAGTTATACTTACAGACTTGCT GGGTGCTGAACTGAGGATTGTTCTCTGGGGTGATCAGGCGGTTGAATTTGATGCAGACGCGGTTCGTGCCATGAGTGACAAAGAGCCAGTTATTGCTATCTTTGTGGGAACATTGCCTAAGTCACATCATG GTGTTACAGGGTTAAGTGGTAGCTCTGCCTGTCGTTGGTACATTGACGAGGATATACCTGATGTCAATTCCTTCCGTGCAAG CCTTGGAGGCCAGTTTACTCCTCTGACTGCCTATATCTCCACGGGGCCGGATGCCCTTCCAACCCATGTCTATGCGGATCCTATTGAGATGACCATGAAAGAGCTCAACGGGGTTGATCCCTTCGTTGATATG GACAAAAGGTTTATCTGTTCTGTCACAGTTGACATAATATGTGGTTGGTGGTTTGCTTCATGCAAACGATTTCACAAGTCTGCTAAGCATGATGGCTGCCAATACCAATGCTCAGGCGCAACATGCGACTCTGTTAAAGCTGATCTAGC GTATTGTGTTTCTGTCTTTGCATCTGATGACACTGGTGGAGCCGAGTTTGTGATGTTTGACAAAGTCGGAGCTGCAGCTGTACGTAAACAGCTGATGCCATTGATGCGTCAGAGGTACCGAGGACATTACACGGTTGATGAGCTAGCTGCAGTTGCTAG CATATATGATGCCATTGGCCAGCATGATATTTCTGTACCTTATGTGGGTGGGAAGAGGGGATATAAATATCTATCTAGATATGGTGCCATTGCACTATCATTGTCACCCCACGAG CTTTCAAACTCACTTGCATTCATTAATAATTGA
- the LOC124703781 gene encoding uncharacterized protein LOC124703781 isoform X7 — protein sequence MLSCLCLVFLSVFYHRICFAADVIGKISHVSDLVVVQSMYQTAGSNTRTVILTDLLGAELRIVLWGDQAVEFDADAVRAMSDKEPVIAIFVGTLPKSHHGVTGLSGSSACRWYIDEDIPDVNSFRASLGGQFTPLTAYISTGPDALPTHVYADPIEMTMKELNGVDPFVDMDKRFICSVTVDIICGWWFASCKRFHKSAKHDGCQYQCSGATCDSVKADLAYCVSVFASDDTGGAEFVMFDKVGAAAVRKQLMPLMRQRYRGHYTVDELAAVARHDTAFKLTCIH from the exons ATGCTGTCATGTCTCTGTTTGGTTTTCCTGTCTGTTTTCTACCATCGAATTTGTTTTGCTGCAGATGTTATTGGAAAGATCTCTCATGTTTCAGACTTAGTCGTTGTTCAGTCTATGTACCAGACAGCAGGTTCTAACACGAGGACAGTTATACTTACAGACTTGCT GGGTGCTGAACTGAGGATTGTTCTCTGGGGTGATCAGGCGGTTGAATTTGATGCAGACGCGGTTCGTGCCATGAGTGACAAAGAGCCAGTTATTGCTATCTTTGTGGGAACATTGCCTAAGTCACATCATG GTGTTACAGGGTTAAGTGGTAGCTCTGCCTGTCGTTGGTACATTGACGAGGATATACCTGATGTCAATTCCTTCCGTGCAAG CCTTGGAGGCCAGTTTACTCCTCTGACTGCCTATATCTCCACGGGGCCGGATGCCCTTCCAACCCATGTCTATGCGGATCCTATTGAGATGACCATGAAAGAGCTCAACGGGGTTGATCCCTTCGTTGATATG GACAAAAGGTTTATCTGTTCTGTCACAGTTGACATAATATGTGGTTGGTGGTTTGCTTCATGCAAACGATTTCACAAGTCTGCTAAGCATGATGGCTGCCAATACCAATGCTCAGGCGCAACATGCGACTCTGTTAAAGCTGATCTAGC GTATTGTGTTTCTGTCTTTGCATCTGATGACACTGGTGGAGCCGAGTTTGTGATGTTTGACAAAGTCGGAGCTGCAGCTGTACGTAAACAGCTGATGCCATTGATGCGTCAGAGGTACCGAGGACATTACACGGTTGATGAGCTAGCTGCAGTTGCTAGGCATGACACTG CTTTCAAACTCACTTGCATTCATTAA
- the LOC124696939 gene encoding LOW QUALITY PROTEIN: putative cyclic nucleotide-gated ion channel 9 (The sequence of the model RefSeq protein was modified relative to this genomic sequence to represent the inferred CDS: deleted 2 bases in 1 codon), with the protein MDSIDGWSFTGARGRTYLQSLTVRLEEMRVKRRDSEQWMHHRLLPQELRERVRRYDQYVQVSLTRTRGVDEEALVQNLPKDLRRDIKRHLCLGLVRRVPLFDNMDERLLDAICERLKPALYTERTYIIREGDPVDQMVFIIRGSLESITTDGGRSGFFNRSMLQESDFCGEELLTWALDPKSGVSLPSSTRTVMALSEVEAFALHAEELKFVAGQFRRMHSKQVQHTFRFYSQQWRTWAATYIRAAWRRHLKRKAAELRRKEEEEEGRSSSFKTTILVSRFAAKMHRQRSKRDEEVMIHVPVPKPREPDFGIDD; encoded by the exons ATGGATTCGATCGATGGATGGAGCTTCACCGGCGCGCGCGG ACGTACGTATCTCCAGTCCCTGACAGTGCGTCTGGAGGAGATGCGGGTGAAGCGGCGCGACTCGGAGCAGTGGATGCACCACCGCCTCCTGCCGCAGGAGCTGCGCGAGCGCGTCCGGCGCTACGACCAGTACGTACAAGTG TCTTTAACACGTACGCGCGGCGTCGACGAGGAGGCCCTGGTCCAGAACCTGCCCAAGGACCTCCGCCGCGACATCAAGCGGCACCTCTGCCTGGGCCTGGTCCGCCGCGTCCCGCTCTTCGACAACATGGACGAGCGGCTGCTGGACGCCATCTGCGAGCGGCTCAAGCCGGCGCTCTACACGGAGCGCACCTACATCATCCGCGAGGGGGACCCCGTGGACCAGATGGTCTTCATCATCCGCGGCAGCCTCGAGAGCATCACCACCGACGGCGGCCGCAGCGGCTTCTTCAACCGCAGCATGCTCCAGGAGAGCGACTTCTGCGGCGAGGAGCTGCTCACCTGGGCGCTCGACCCCAAGTCCGGGGTCAGCCTGCCCTCCTCCACGCGCACCGTCATGGCGCTCTCCGAGGTCGAGGCATTCGCGCTGCATGCCGAGGAGCTCAAGTTCGTGGCGGGGCAGTTCCGCCGCATGCACAGCAAGCAGGTGCAGCACACGTTCCGGTTCTACtcccagcagtggcgcacctgggCGGCCACCTACATCCGTGCGGCATGGCGGCGGCACCTCAAGCGGAAGGCCGCCGAGCTGCGgcggaaggaggaggaagaggagggacgCTCGTCCAGCTTCAAGACCACCATACTGGTTTCCCGCTTCGCCGCCAAGATGCACAGGCAACGCTCCAAGCGGGATGAGGAGGTCATGATCCATGTCCCCGTGCCTAAGCCCCGTGAGCCTGACTTCGGCATTGATGACTGA